From the genome of Triticum aestivum cultivar Chinese Spring chromosome 3B, IWGSC CS RefSeq v2.1, whole genome shotgun sequence, one region includes:
- the LOC123069058 gene encoding UDP-glycosyltransferase 73C10 has translation MTLSRSGDGQSGSARAHFVLVPMMAQGHTIPMTDMACLLAEHGAQVSFITTPVNAARLEGFAAEVEAAGLAVQLVELHFPSVEFGLPDGCENLDMIQSKNVFFNFMKACAMLHEPLMAYLREQQRSPPSCIISDMAHWWTGDIARELGIPRLTFSGFCGFSSLVRYIIFHNNVLEHVTDDNELITIPGFPTPLELTKAKLPGGTLCIPGMEQIREKMFEEELRCDGEITNSFKELETLYIESYEQITRKKVWTIGPMCLCHRNSNRTAARGNKASMDEAQCLQWLDSRKPGSVIFVSFGSLACTTPQQLVELGLGLEASKKPFVWVIKAGAKLPEVEEWLADGFEERVKDRGLIIRGWAPQLMILQHQAVGGFVTHCGWNSTIEGICAGVPMITWPHFGEQFLNEKLLVDVLQIGMEVGVKGATQWGSENQEVMVTRDAVETAVNTLMGEGEATEELRMRAEDCAIKARRAFDEEGSSYNNVRLLIQEMGNKTNACG, from the exons ATGACCCTCTCCCGCAGCGGCGATGGCCAGAGCGGCTCCGCGAGGGCGCACTTCGTGCTGGTACCGATGATGGCTCAGGGCCATACCATTCCCATGACCGACATGGCATGCCTGCTGGCAGAGCATGGCGCGCAGGTCAGCTTCATCACCACGCCGGTCAACGCCGCTAGGTTGGAAGGCTTCGCCGCTGAGGTGGAGGCGGCGGGCCTGGCGGTTCAGCTCGTGGAGCTCCACTTCCCGAGTGTAGAGTTCGGCCTACCAGATGGGTGCGAGAACCTCGACATGATCCAATCAAAGAATGTGTTCTTTAACTTCATGAAGGCATGTGCCATGCTGCATGAGCCGCTCATGGCGTACCTCCGTGAGCAGCAGCGCTCGCCTCCTAGCTGCATCATATCTGACATGGCGCACTGGTGGACCGGTGACATCGCAAGGGAGCTCGGCATCCCGAGGCTCACCTTTAGTGGCTTTTGTGGCTTTTCGTCCCTTGTCAG GTACATCATTTTTCACAACAATGTATTGGAGCATGTCACAGATGACAATGAGCTCATCACGATCCCGGGGTTCCCTACACCGCTAGAGTTGACGAAGGCTAAGTTGCCTGGTGGAACCCTTTGTATTCCGGGTATGGAGCAAATCCGTGAGAAGATGTTTGAGGAGGAGCTGAGATGCGATGGTGAGATCACTAATAGCTTCAAAGAGCTCGAGACATTGTACATTGAATCCTATGAGCAGATAACAAGGAAGAAGGTCTGGACGATCGGGCCAATGTGCCTCTGCCACCGAAACAGCAACAGAACGGCCGCAAGAGGAAACAAGGCGTCAATGGATGAGGCACAGTGCTTGCAATGGCTTGATTCAAGGAAGCCAGGCTCAGTGATCTTTGTGAGTTTTGGAAGCCTCGCTTGCACTACACCTCAACAACTTGTTGAACTGGGACTGGGACTTGAAGCCTCCAAGAAACCATTTGTTTGGGTGATTAAAGCAGGAGCTAAGCTTCCAGAAGTCGAGGAATGGCTCGCAGATGGGTTCGAGGAGCGCGTCAAAGACAGAGGTCTGATCATAAGGGGTTGGGCACCACAGCTCATGATCCTGCAGCACCAAGCCGTTGGAGGATTCGTGacgcactgcgggtggaactcAACAATAGAGGGCATCTGTGCAGGTGTGCCCATGATCACATGGCCACACTTTGGGGAGCAGTTTTTGAATGAGAAGCTGCTTGTGGATGTGCTGCAAATCGGGATGGAGGTTGGAGTGAAAGGAGCTACACAGTGGGGAAGTGAAAACCAGGAGGTTATGGTTACCAGAGATGCTGTGGAGACAGCAGTGAACACCCTGATGGGTGAAGGGGAGGCTACAGAGGAGTTGAGAATGAGAGCAGAAGACTGCGCCATTAAGGCAAGGAGGGCTTTCGACGAGGAAGGTTCTTCTTACAACAACGTAAGGCTGTTAATTCAAGAAATGGGAAACAAGACGAATGCATGTGGTTGA